The candidate division KSB1 bacterium genome includes a region encoding these proteins:
- a CDS encoding cupin domain-containing protein yields MENYNMDLSKKVMINTTKEIFISSPAGGVNRIPLEREDAESGRTTSIVEYIAGAAFQSHSHPLGEEIFVLEGIFSDENGDYPAGTYIRNPPGTSHAPFSKKGCKIFVKLNQMDLKDKKQVVIDTNKTSWHPGYGDLEVKPLTENAALVKWPKGARFLDHSHHGGEEIFVLKGEFIDEHGRYPKGTWIRSPHLSTHFPFVEEETIIFVKTGHLLELESVS; encoded by the coding sequence ATGGAAAACTACAATATGGATTTATCTAAGAAAGTGATGATAAATACGACTAAGGAAATCTTTATAAGTTCTCCTGCAGGTGGAGTAAATAGAATTCCACTTGAAAGAGAAGACGCAGAATCAGGACGAACAACTTCAATTGTTGAATACATTGCTGGTGCAGCTTTCCAGAGTCACTCTCACCCACTTGGTGAAGAAATATTTGTATTAGAGGGGATTTTTTCAGACGAAAATGGAGATTATCCAGCAGGAACATATATTAGAAATCCCCCTGGAACTTCACATGCACCATTTAGCAAAAAGGGGTGCAAGATATTTGTTAAGTTAAATCAAATGGACCTTAAAGATAAAAAGCAAGTAGTAATTGATACCAACAAAACAAGCTGGCATCCGGGTTATGGAGACCTTGAAGTAAAGCCGCTAACAGAAAATGCGGCCCTTGTGAAGTGGCCGAAGGGCGCGAGATTTTTAGACCATAGTCACCATGGTGGAGAAGAAATTTTTGTTTTAAAGGGTGAGTTTATTGATGAACATGGTCGCTATCCAAAAGGAACATGGATTAGAAGCCCTCATTTATCGACACATTTCCCATTCGTTGAAGAAGAAACAATAATATTCGTTAAAACAGGTCACTTGCTTGAACTAGAATCGGTTTCCTAA